Proteins found in one Acanthopagrus latus isolate v.2019 chromosome 3, fAcaLat1.1, whole genome shotgun sequence genomic segment:
- the nfe2l3 gene encoding nuclear factor erythroid 2-related factor 3, with the protein MQIAKKYFTEGLIQLTILLSLIGVRVDIDSYLSGYYSPLIEINLGPSSAYTQTPFHNLRDTLDGYSVHPKCPELDYFFASRRLLDEVRTLGSPRFPTQLNAWLVHQVSATDKADDGPSTSNNTDTSPGLESPGDEARDDSEHLPGSGREVCQTTPELGRGPCTAGACGFLKEEDETKVKEEEEPAPLTQLAHSSTLEQESLLEGITALSDPAEHHPPTIDIDQNWNNLLSLSITDLEELDSLVTERLSDLDPDITTAISQDVSLHDAMVTGAGAFGVTSEGVGSRPVTQQQRTLFRLESTGSSHSDASPGMALGLAALPFASVCNLTGNVLQHSTLSGCLDEAVFDQINQLGLEGLDTMDTQLMGCLDSIDPQVLEDLDSDSGLSLESSSGGPVSPGSSEMSSSSSSYCEDEGGATGYSSEVDSLPSKGLVDHSTWSHIDQSESVWHDHSYSSPAFLDPPSVTLSHKGIKEEPLSDDEGPQFDQRDMSRDEMRARAMYIPFSVLQIVNMPVEEFLEVLEGHGFSPEQVTLLRDIRRRGKNKLAAQNCRKRKLDAITGLQEEVERLRAQRDRLLREKQLTAKTMGAVGQQIKQLTRDVLARLRDDSGQPLNPERFTLQCGANGRVVVQPVRRPAVSTSARNKTDKRKKEKKQ; encoded by the exons ATGCAAATCGCgaaaaaatatttcacagaaGGCCTGATTCAGTTAACAATCTTACTCAGTTTGATTGGAGTTCGCGTGGATATAGACAGCTACTTAAGCGGCTACTATTCGCCTCTGATAGAGATTAACTTGGGTCCTAGCTCAGCCTACACCCAGACACCGTTTCATAATTTGAGAGACACTCTTGACGGATACAGTGTGCACCCAAAATGTCCCGAGTTGGATTATTTCTTTGCAAGTCGCCGGCTGCTAGACGAAGTGAGGACCCTCGGCTCCCCGCGGTTCCCCACACAGTTGAACGCATGGCTGGTGCACCAGGTGTCTGCCACTGACAAGGCTGACGATGGGCCTTCAACCAGCAACAACACTGACACCAGCCCCGGGTTAGAAAGTCCCGGGGACGAAGCCAGAGATGACAGTGAACACCTGCCTGGCAGTGGCCGAGAAGTGTGCCAAACAACCCCTGAACTGGGACGAGGGCCTTGCACCGCTGGAGCCTGCGGGTTCCTCAAAGAG GAGGATGAAACTAAAgttaaagaggaagaagaacctGCACCACTCACTCAGCTGGCCCACAGTTCCACACTGGAGCAAGAG AGTCTGCTTGAAGGCATCACTGCACTCTCTGATCCAGCAGAGCACCATCCTCCTACCATTGACATTGACCAGAATTGGAACAATTTACTTTCTCTGTCTATTACTGACCTTGAG GAGTTGGACTCGCTTGTCACTGAGCGTCTGTCAGACCTCGACCCAGACATCACCACCGCCATCAGCCAGGATGTCAGCTTGCATGATGCTATGGTAACCGGTGCTGGAGCGTTTGGTGTGACGTCTGAAGGAGTTGGGTCCAGGCCAGTCACCCAACAACAAAGAACCCTCTTCCGACTCGAATCCACAGGCTCCTCTCACTCGGATGCATCACCAGGGATGGCACTGGGCCTGGCTGCACTCCCCTTTGCTTCAGTATGTAATTTAACTGGAAATGTGTTGCAGCATAGTACGCTGAGCGGCTGTCTGGATGAGGCAGTGTTTGATCAGATCAATCAGCTTGGTTTGGAAGGCCTGGACACTATGGATACCCAGCTGATGGGCTGTCTGGACAGCATAGACCCACAGGTCCTTGAGGATTTGGACTCGGACTCCGGCCTGTCGTTGGAGAGCAGCTCTGGAGGTCCAGTCTCCCCAG GCTCATCTgagatgtcatcatcatccagTTCATACTGTGAGGATGAGGGTGGAGCTACAGGCTACAGCAGTGAGGTGGATTCACTCCCTTCGAAAGGTCTCGTGGACCACTCAACGTGGTCACACATCGATCAGAGTGAAAGTGTGTGGCATGACCACAGCTACTCATCTCCTGCTTTCTTGGACCCGCCATCTGTAACACTCTCCCACAAAGGTATCAAAGAGGAGCCTCTGAGCGATGATGAAGGGCCGCAGTTTGACCAGAGGGATATGAGTCGTGATGAGATGCGTGCCCGTGCCATGTACATCCCATTTTCTGTCCTGCAGATTGTCAACATGCCTGTGGAAGAGTTCCTGGAGGTCCTTGAAGGTCATGGTTTCTCCCCTGAACAGGTGACTCTCCTGAGGGACATCCGCAGGCGGGGGAAGAATAAACTGGCAGCGCAAAACTGTCGGAAGCGCAAACTTGATGCCATCACAGGActccaggaggaggtggaaaggTTGCGTGCTCAGAGAGACAGGCTGCTGAGGGAGAAACAGCTTACAGCCAAGACAATGGGTGCTGTAGGCCAGCAGATAAAACAGCTGACCAGAGACGTCCTGGCCAGGCTGAGGGATGATTCAGGACAGCCCCTAAACCCGGAGAGATTTACCCTGCAGTGCGGGGCAAACGGAAGGGTTGTCGTTCAGCCTGTAAGACGGCCAGCTGTGTCCACATCAGCTCgcaacaaaacagacaagagaaagaaggagaaaaagcaaTGA
- the cbx3a gene encoding chromobox protein homolog 3a isoform X1 — protein sequence MHNMGKKQNTKGKKDAPETQEEPEEFVVEKVLDQRIVNGKVEFYLKWKGFTDADNTWEPEENLDCPELISGFLEAQKNVKEKPAPVKRKASTDEPEPDAKKKDVPEKPRGFARNLDPERIIGATDSSGELMFLMKWKDSDEADLVPAREANTRCPQVVISFYEERLTWHSCPEDEAQ from the exons A TGCACAATATGGGCAAGAAGCAGAATACCAAGGGTAAGAAGGATGCACCGGAGACACAGGAGGAGCCTGAGGAGTTTGTTGTGGAAAAAGTACTCGACCAGCGTATTGTCAATGGGAAGGTAGAATTCTACCTGAAGTGGAAAGGGTTTACAGA TGCTGATAATACCTGGGAGCCAGAGGAGAACCTGGACTGTCCAGAGCTGATATCAGGGTTTTTGGAAGCACAGAAGAACGTTAAGGAGAAGCCGGCTCCCGTTAAGAGGAAGGCCTCCACAGACGAGCCAGAGCCAGATGCCAAGAAGAAGGATGTG CCTGAGAAACCACGTGGCTTTGCTAGGAATCTGGACCCAGAGCGGATCATTGGTGCGACAGACAGTAGTGGGGAGTTGATGTTCTTGATGAAGTG GAAAGACTCGGATGAAGCAGATTTGGTCCCTGCCCGTGAAGCCAACACCCGCTGCCCTCAGGTGGTCATTTCTTTCTATGAGGAGAGACTGACATGGCATTCCTGTCCAGAGGATGAAGCTCAGTAA
- the cbx3a gene encoding chromobox protein homolog 3a isoform X3 encodes MGKKQNTKGKKDAPETQEEPEEFVVEKVLDQRIVNGKVEFYLKWKGFTDADNTWEPEENLDCPELISGFLEAQKNVKEKPAPVKRKASTDEPEPDAKKKDVPEKPRGFARNLDPERIIGATDSSGELMFLMKWKDSDEADLVPAREANTRCPQVVISFYEERLTWHSCPEDEAQ; translated from the exons ATGGGCAAGAAGCAGAATACCAAGGGTAAGAAGGATGCACCGGAGACACAGGAGGAGCCTGAGGAGTTTGTTGTGGAAAAAGTACTCGACCAGCGTATTGTCAATGGGAAGGTAGAATTCTACCTGAAGTGGAAAGGGTTTACAGA TGCTGATAATACCTGGGAGCCAGAGGAGAACCTGGACTGTCCAGAGCTGATATCAGGGTTTTTGGAAGCACAGAAGAACGTTAAGGAGAAGCCGGCTCCCGTTAAGAGGAAGGCCTCCACAGACGAGCCAGAGCCAGATGCCAAGAAGAAGGATGTG CCTGAGAAACCACGTGGCTTTGCTAGGAATCTGGACCCAGAGCGGATCATTGGTGCGACAGACAGTAGTGGGGAGTTGATGTTCTTGATGAAGTG GAAAGACTCGGATGAAGCAGATTTGGTCCCTGCCCGTGAAGCCAACACCCGCTGCCCTCAGGTGGTCATTTCTTTCTATGAGGAGAGACTGACATGGCATTCCTGTCCAGAGGATGAAGCTCAGTAA
- the snx10a gene encoding sorting nexin-10A, with amino-acid sequence MDSVLNTLSKTEFISICVRDPRVVKDDLWHKHIDYEICVHTNSMCFRRKTSCVRRRYNEFVWLRHCLDQNALSLELPKLPPWNPFFSLRNTQQLLQRMKGMQEFLEIVLREPLLLSDSRLHLFLQSDLSITRMERCALGKTRYTVGEAIQRSSSGFISRLEDKGCDSDSESCSSSLSCGLSVDTSLQGSHLTFFESSDREPELFPCLSETPLTAP; translated from the exons ATGGACAGTGTGCTAAACACTCTCTCAAAAACT GAGTTTATCAGCATTTGTGTTCGGGATCCTCGGGTCGTTAAAGATGACCTCTGGCACAAACACATCGACTATGAGATCTGTGTACAC ACCAACAGCATGTGTTTTCGAAGAAAGACTTCCTGTGTAAGGCGACGTTACAATGAGTTTGTTTGGCTGCGACACTGCCTGGACCAGAATGCCCTCAGCTT AGAATTACCCAAGTTGCCTCCCTGGAACCCCTTCTTCAGTCTGaggaacacacagcagctcttgCAGAGGATGAAGGGCATGCAGGAGTTTTTAGAAAT TGTTCTTCGTGAACCTTTGTTGTTATCAGACAGTCGACTCCATCTGTTCCTCCAGTCAGACCTCAGCATCACGAGGATGGAAAGGTGTGCTCTTGGTAAGACCAGGTACACAGTGGGTGAAGCCATACAGCGCTCCAGCAGCGGTTTCATCAGCAGATTAGAGGACAAAGGCTGTGATTCTGACTCGGAAAG CTGCTCTTCATCACTGAGTTGTGGACTAAGCGTGGACACTTCATTGCAAGGGAGCCACCTCACGTTCTTCGAGTCCTCTGACAGAGAGCCAGAACTGTTCCCTTGTCTTTCAGAAACTCCGCTCACTGCTCCCTGA